The following proteins are encoded in a genomic region of Streptomyces lunaelactis:
- a CDS encoding RidA family protein, translating into MARAITLIRSSSLSDVAEYAYAATAPAESRLIFLAGACPLNEDGSTAAIGDYAGQAAKAVENMWIALTEAGASVEAVISTRVLVASTSRADLVAAWEVVRDAFGDHDVPSTLIGVTVLGYDDQLVEIEAVAAVLD; encoded by the coding sequence GTGGCCCGTGCCATCACCCTGATTCGTTCCAGCTCGCTGTCTGACGTCGCCGAGTACGCGTACGCGGCCACCGCGCCGGCCGAATCACGTTTGATCTTCCTCGCCGGGGCATGCCCGCTGAACGAAGACGGGTCCACGGCAGCTATCGGGGACTACGCGGGGCAGGCAGCGAAAGCCGTTGAGAACATGTGGATTGCGCTGACCGAGGCTGGTGCATCGGTCGAGGCCGTCATCAGCACCCGAGTGCTCGTCGCGTCAACCAGCCGGGCAGATCTGGTGGCCGCCTGGGAGGTAGTCCGGGACGCGTTCGGTGACCACGACGTCCCCAGCACCCTGATCGGAGTCACCGTGCTCGGCTACGACGACCAGCTCGTAGAGATCGAAGCCGTCGCCGCCGTGCTCGACTAG